GATGCCGAAGCCCATGGCACCGAAGGCTCCGTTGGTAGCCGTGTGCGAGTCCCCGCAGACCACGGTCATGCCCGGCTGAATCAGCCCCAGCTCTGGGGCGAAGACGTGGACGATACCCTGGTTGCCGGAGTCAAAGCCGAAAAATGGGATGCCGAACTCCCGTACATTCTGGCGCAGATATTCGATCTGAGTCCGGGCTCCTTCGTCGATGATGTTGAAGCGGTCTTTTCTGGTGGGAGTGGAGTGCTCTTCCGAGGCCACTGAACGGTGCGGCTGTTTAACTTTCAGACCTTTTTCATGGAGTTTTGTGAACCCCTGTGGTGTGGTGACCTCGTGCATGACGTGCAGGTCGATGCCGAACACAGCGGGGTGATTGGGTTTCTGCAAAACCACATGCTTGTCCCAGATTTTTTCGATGATGTTTCGGGGGGTGGTTTTTGGCATAGAAAAGAGAGCTTTCGAGAGTGCAGTATAGGCGAAAGCCAGGCTTACTCACGGAGGTTTCGTGAGGAAAGTTACGGGGTTTGACGTACTCGCCTTCCTTTAATCCGCTGAAATTTGTTAGGAGTTTTTTAGCTTTAGGTTTGCCTTTTTTACCAACTCTCTTTGATCTCTGTTGGCTTCTTTTGCAGCTTTGGTAAATACTGAGATTTTCTCTTCTTTTGGAGCATTATAAAAAAAGTCGGAAAATGTGTCTTTCGGTGAGGTATCGAAGGAATTGTGAATTGTCTTGCTCATAAGTCCTTTTTTAAGCGCGTTTTAGTATAGCCCCTAGGGATATGCCGGTCAATGTTGTCACCTGGTTCGATTTCAATAAGCTTTTCTACGGTATTTTTCCCGTGGTCCTTTTTGACCAGGTAGATGATAACTTCCGGGCCATACTCTGATCGAATCTTATTGACCGTGTTTCTTGATCCAAAAAATTGGTCGATAAAGGCTTGCTTGGGAATGTTTCTCCCTTCAAGCACTTCCCGTTTTTTAGCAAAGTCCCAGGCCACGTCTGGTTTTTGATAGACGTAAAAAATGAAAACAGGTCTCTTTTTCTTGAGTGATCTCTCAATGTTTTTTATGGCTTTTTCGTATTTCCACAGTGTTCCATCGAGGATAAAATTTTGGCTTTTCTGAAGTACTAAATCATGCATTTTTTCTATGATCAGTGAGATAGCGCCTTGAAATACACTGGAATTCATCCCGGTGTATCCTGGTAGATGTTCTCTCAGCTCATCACCGTCGATCCGCACGACTCTAGGCCTGCTTTTTTCAAAAGTTTTAATGAGGCTTTTTGAGAATTCTGTTTTGCCTGCTCCCGGAGAGCCAGCCATAAAAATGGATATGGGCGTACCGCTGGGGGTGTATGCTACTGGGTCGGTCAGTTCTTTAGCAATTTTTCCTTTGTTTCTTCTAGCAAAAAAATCAGCGGTAGCTTTAATTTCTGTATGAGTCATGAGATTGGGGCTATTCCAAATGATATGTTAACTCTAGCACATGATAATTCAAGGTATGGGGTGTCTGCCAAGCCGTGTACTAATCGCTTCCCTTACCCAGCCTAAAATGAGTGGGCAGATAGTCTCGGATCTGATGAAGGTAGTCATTCTCCAGGCTTCCTATACGCTTCAGGAGTCGTCGCTTGTCAAAGGAGTGTATGTCGTAGACCTTCAGCACTGAATCTGCTCTGAGCTGGTTAGTTTCTGAATATTTTACCAGGACATCGTCTTTCAGTTTCCTCTCCACATTGGAAGTAATCAGCATGATGGTCACAAGGCTTGATTTTTTAATCTGCTGATCTGATTCGATAACTACGCCGGGTCTCTTACCCTGAAATTCATGGCCAAAAGAAGGGTCACAGTTAATCCAGTAAATTCCTCCGTACTCAATCGTAAAATTTGTCGTCATACATTCTCATAATAATCATAGTCTTCTTTCGACTGTGGTCCAAGATCCTGCAAAATATCCTGCATGCTGGCGTTGCGAGCGACATCAAGGTCATCTGGCACTTTAATGACCAAGAGAACCTTACCATTCACTCGATAGTCAACCAGGTCATCCTGATGAATGCAAATGGGTGGAATGTGCTCGCTGGATTCAGAAACAAGAAGAATCTGCCGATTCCTTTCATCATGGTGAAAGCGCTTAATGTTCGCGCAGCCATCGATGATGGAGACGACATATTCTCCGTTCTGTGGTTGGAAGAGAGCGCCATCTACGATGACATAATCTCCGTCATCAATCACCCCGCCCTGCACTTTCTGAGCACGGTTCATAGAGGTGCCGATCGCCCTTAAGGCAAACAGCTCCTTTGCTTTTTTTAGAGAATTTCCCAGCACTGCTGGAGACACTTGAAGGTGCCCCTCGGGTCTTTCGAGAGCGAATTGCAGCGCTTCTCCACAGTTGGCGCTGCCAAGGATAGGGATTGGGATCAGGTATGACTTACCTTTTTCACCGGATTTAATCCGTTCAATAACCTTCTTGGCCTTATCAATACGGATGAGGTTCTTCTTGGCGAGCTGGAAGAGATGGTGCTTGATGGTCTGAGCATTGTCTTTGCCCCCTAAAAGAGCGCTGATTTTGAGAAGTGGCAGGCCATCGAGTTTGCGCTGATCTGCCAGTTTGAGGAGTTGTTGTTGGGTGGAGTGCATAATTTAAAGGATTCATTTACAATTGTAGATGAAATAGAAATTATTGACAAATGAAAAGTCACGCGTTCGCAGAAGCTCTTCGTGGAAGTGGTATTTCTTCGGTGTGGTACAGTCCAATATATGGGGTACCTGCCAGACAGTCGTTTGTTTTAAATATTTTCAAATTTCTTTTTCCGTTTTGGGTGGCGGTCAGAGGGGAATTAAAGGGGTGAATGCCCGCCACCCAAAACACCTATTTCTGGTTTGAGGGAGGGGCAAGAGGGGAACAAAAGGGGTGAATTGCCCCTCCCTCAAACATCTATCTTAATACTTCATCCATTGTTTTTCCTTCACTATTTTTCCAGGTGATCCAGGCGTTGACATTTCTGCCAGCTGCGAATCCGCCAGCATGATTAGGACTTCTAAATGTCACATTCTCTTTCAAAATATATGCTCCATTTATTAAATCTGCAGATTTGTTAAAAATATTATTTCGTTCATCTAGTGAGCTTGGGAATGCTTTTGCCCAACTCTGTGCAACCCCAGGATCGATTTCAGAACCTGCAAGCATTACAAATTTACCAGCGTCAAAAACTGCTCGTGCTGTTTTGCTTTTTATTTTACATATCCATACGTCCTTTTCACTTATTTCTTTTTCATCTAAAACATCAAATACTGGATAGCCTAAGGCTGAACTTAAAAGTGATAAATCCTGAAAAAACTCTTCAACACTTGAAATTTTGAATTGATGTAAATTATTCTTTGTTGGCACTGTTCGATTGTGGATTTCACATTTCGATGCCTCTTTTGCTTGCGCAACAGCTATTGCTTCAAGATATCCAACATCACTTTTTTCTAAAGAAGAATCTTTCGCTACAAAAACAAGGACAAGATCCCAATAGTCTTTTTCTGTATCTGCTCCATGTGTGGATATTCTTGATAGGAAATTTTCTGTTTCGCCTATATATGCATGTTCACCATCTTTTGATACCAATATATACAATGCAGGTTTATTTAATTCTTCAAAATTTTTAGCTTCTGCAAGTTTTTCTCTGGGCAATACATAACCACGTATAATTCTATTTGATAGTTCGGCTATTTTAATTCCTGTAGGATCGCCAGATGGAAGATGGATTGTAATTGTTTTTGGATTCATATTCATATTAATTTAAGTAATTCTTCATAAATTCTAACCATAGCCCATGTATCCATTTTGCAGTATTCTAACATGTCTTTTTTGATTTGTGCTTTTGCTGATTCACTTTCGGCTTCAAATACCAGCTTCTTCCAGGCATTCATGGCCATTGAGCCATCTTTCACATTTAGATCTTTATAGCTTAATTCGTGGTCAAGTACGGGTAATACTTTTTTAATCGAGTATTTACCTTTGAAATCTTTGTGTACGTATAAGTTTTTTTGGAATATATCCATTAGATCAAATAGCCTTTCATTAATGTTCTCCATTGATTCTGCATATTCTGGGAATACTTCACCAATGTTCTCATTACATTTCTTTTCAAACTTTTTGTTCCAAACAATAATACTGCCTTTATCTCCAATAACTTCTTTTAAAGATTCGGTAAGTTCTTTCATTGGATTTGTGCTGCCATCTTCTGCTAAAAATTCTACATGCTCATACTCTTCACCTGGTTCTCTTTGAATATGTAATGAATATTGAAATGGGATTTGCATATATGGCCTGCAACCATCATATATTGGCACTGCTGTTGGATATGTTTCATAGTCTAAATAGTAAAATGGGTATTCCATTTCATCTAATAGCTTCTTTATTTCGGCTGATTTATTCGTTGTGATTTCTGTTTGAGTAACATCTACATGGCTTCTTTGATTTTTAGATAATTCAAAGTCTTCTGGTACATCATAAATACTTAAATAACCACCTTCTACCATCCCTCCAGTCTTTTTGGGCTTAGTCCAATAAGGGCTATGTCATGCACTGAATATTTAGGCATATCCGGATACAAGTAACCGAAAGCAGGACAATGATTTGCACGTGATTTATAAATGCAATCACAAGGTTGAGGTTCATTGTCTTGTCCCATCAATATTCTCATGCCTGCAATATGCTCATTAATTTCAGGCTCTAATTCATGTACTTTTTCGGTGATATCTGTTTTTGCAATCAGTTGCACAGGATTTATTTCACCTTTTTTTGCATATTCCTTATTGAGTTCCAATAAATTTACTTTGCCTACTTTGTAGCCTGCTAGTTTTAAAACAATATATTGAAAACCTGCATCATAAAGATGTAATTTCTTGTTTTTACTTTCACCTTCTTTGTCGCATGTGGATCCTTTTGCCTCATTAATAATCCAATACTGATTATTCTCATCCCATTCCAACATATCCACCATCACATAAAGTCCATCTGTCTCAAACGTAGCTTGGAAGATAACCTTTTTACCCTCGTCTATTAGACCTTTAGTGTCCGCTACAGCTTGCTCTTGTCTACTTTCGACTAAAACCCCACCAGGGAAGATTTTGCGTCCCCACGCCTCAACTTCTTGTCCGCTTTTTATAAGCTCTTTACTAAAATCATCTAACTCTCTTATGTCCAAAATCTCTGGTTTCTTTTTGTGAAACCAAAAATAATCTGGGCAGGTTAGGAATTTGAGGTAGTCGGATTTTGTGATGAATTTAGACATTCTATTGGGTTATCATTTCACGTACCTTGCTAACTGGTGCTTTGAACTCAACGTCATCAAATTCTTCAAAATGTTTTGAACCGCATTTAATTTTCATGCGTTCCAATTCTCGCAATTCCTCTAAGTTGGTTGTACCTTTACTTTCAGCGACAAAGTAGACTCGCTTATCTGCCTCAAACACAACCGCCCAGTCTGGATTGTATGAACCGATAGGGGTTTCAATCTTGAACCAATAAGGTAGCTTGATATAAAATTTTACGTCTTCGTTTGTTTCTAGGTCTTTTGCAAACTGACTTTCAATTTGGGAATCACAAACAATGTAGTCATATAATGTCTTGTCTGATTCGTTTACTTTGAACATGCTATCTAAATACCCCTCAAGCTCTTCATTTTCAAACTGCCGCATTTCCCATACTTCACCTGCAATTTTTTCATACTTGATTCCGTCCACCATCATTTTTCTAAGAACAGCATTGATAAGAGTAGAAGCATTATCCATAAATTGTTGAGGATTCTTAAAAATGTTTGAGACTCTTCCAGACGCTTCAATAATTTTCAGAATAGTATCTTTTGTGAGTCTTGTTTTTCCCTGAATGTTTCCTAGAATATCTGGAATACTAGTTATTTGAACATCAACTCTCTTCTCCCGAACGCTGGTCAATTCTGTTTCAACCCCTTCTCTTGTAATATCCAACTTTGCTTTAAGGCTCATGATTTTAGGAGCGGTGATACTCATTCCCTCAAGTTCTTTTGAAGCCTTCTTAATCAATTCTGAGGTTTCATATTCAACCTGATAACGTGTTTTGTGCTGAATCTTCTTCCATAGGTCTTTGAAGTTCTCATCGAGCTGGTAAGCCTTCTTGAGTTTAACTGTTGTTCTTTTTGCTTTATCTTTCACTCTGCCTTTGAAATCTACACCACAGTCTTGCTCAATTTCAGTCTGCAAACTTCTAGCAAAATCCTCATAACTTTCATTGGCAGTTACAGTAAGAATATTGATGTTATCATCGAATACACGTACACCTTCTTGGTTTACAGGTAGGCGTAATCCACGACCAATTTCTTGTCGCTTTTTCATATCTGAACGAGATTCATTTAAGGTGCATATTTGAAATACGTTGGGGTTATCCCACCCTTCACGAAGGGCGGAGTGTGAAAATATGAAACGTAGAGGTTCGTCTATTGATAATAGCCTCTCTTTATCCTTCATTATTAAGGCATACGTATCATCGTCAAAACTTGTATTCCCTTTGGTGTCCTTGAGTATTCCTTTTTTATCCGCCGAGAAATATCCATTATGAACCTTAGCAACGTCATGTGGTATGAGATCTTTGTACATTGGATTTTGAATCATCTCATTGAATGCCTCCTCGAACCATTCTGCAAATTTACCATTGAGAGCTTTTCCATCTTGATAGTCTCGATAATTGGCTACTCGGTCTATGAAAAATAGTGAAAGTACTTTTATATCCCTCTCTTTTAATCTTTTTTCTTTTTCAAAATGATTCTGAACAGTCTTTTTAATTTGGAATTTCATCACCTCATCGTTAAGGCCGCCTTGTGTTTGCCCAACGTAAAGCATCGTACCGTTACTGAATGTTACTGCCTGACCTGCTACATCTATCTCGTTAATTATGTAACCATCTTTGTAGATATCTCTTTGACCTGAAACTTCAAATAGGTCATCGCCAACCTTAAAAGTAACTATCTTTTTGCTAACACCACTTTTATCAGCAACATCTATCTGCATTTTGGCTGTCACCTTCGTCTTCTTTGCGTCTACCGACTTGAGTTCAACATAAGCTCCATTATGACTCTCTTCGGTAATAACAGAATCCACCTCAATCTTTTTTACTAAACCTAAATCGTATGCACTAACTGGGTCGAGCTTATGTACAAGATTGTAATGATATTTGTGAGTAGCAGAGTAGCGAAGAGTGCAGAGAGGGTTGAGATTATCAATAGCCTTCTTTCTAATATCTGTTTCCATATTTTGGGGTTCGTCTACTATCACGATAGGTTTCACTCCCTGTATGTATTCAATCGGAATACCCCAATCGCTGTTCTT
This genomic interval from Candidatus Peregrinibacteria bacterium contains the following:
- a CDS encoding type II toxin-antitoxin system PemK/MazF family toxin, coding for MTTNFTIEYGGIYWINCDPSFGHEFQGKRPGVVIESDQQIKKSSLVTIMLITSNVERKLKDDVLVKYSETNQLRADSVLKVYDIHSFDKRRLLKRIGSLENDYLHQIRDYLPTHFRLGKGSD
- a CDS encoding DUF2779 domain-containing protein, translated to MVEGGYLSIYDVPEDFELSKNQRSHVDVTQTEITTNKSAEIKKLLDEMEYPFYYLDYETYPTAVPIYDGCRPYMQIPFQYSLHIQREPGEEYEHVEFLAEDGSTNPMKELTESLKEVIGDKGSIIVWNKKFEKKCNENIGEVFPEYAESMENINERLFDLMDIFQKNLYVHKDFKGKYSIKKVLPVLDHELSYKDLNVKDGSMAMNAWKKLVFEAESESAKAQIKKDMLEYCKMDTWAMVRIYEELLKLI
- a CDS encoding aconitase family protein, whose protein sequence is MPKTTPRNIIEKIWDKHVVLQKPNHPAVFGIDLHVMHEVTTPQGFTKLHEKGLKVKQPHRSVASEEHSTPTRKDRFNIIDEGARTQIEYLRQNVREFGIPFFGFDSGNQGIVHVFAPELGLIQPGMTVVCGDSHTATNGAFGAMGFGI
- a CDS encoding S24 family peptidase, whose translation is MHSTQQQLLKLADQRKLDGLPLLKISALLGGKDNAQTIKHHLFQLAKKNLIRIDKAKKVIERIKSGEKGKSYLIPIPILGSANCGEALQFALERPEGHLQVSPAVLGNSLKKAKELFALRAIGTSMNRAQKVQGGVIDDGDYVIVDGALFQPQNGEYVVSIIDGCANIKRFHHDERNRQILLVSESSEHIPPICIHQDDLVDYRVNGKVLLVIKVPDDLDVARNASMQDILQDLGPQSKEDYDYYENV
- a CDS encoding GIY-YIG nuclease family protein, with amino-acid sequence MNPKTITIHLPSGDPTGIKIAELSNRIIRGYVLPREKLAEAKNFEELNKPALYILVSKDGEHAYIGETENFLSRISTHGADTEKDYWDLVLVFVAKDSSLEKSDVGYLEAIAVAQAKEASKCEIHNRTVPTKNNLHQFKISSVEEFFQDLSLLSSALGYPVFDVLDEKEISEKDVWICKIKSKTARAVFDAGKFVMLAGSEIDPGVAQSWAKAFPSSLDERNNIFNKSADLINGAYILKENVTFRSPNHAGGFAAGRNVNAWITWKNSEGKTMDEVLR
- a CDS encoding DEAD/DEAH box helicase family protein; the protein is MKLQFDATQEYQLEAVRAITDLFKGQPLNKGDFEMKLSLPEDQLQIGNEFVVGNNLVLAEETMLKNLQVIQGERDLKESKELDGKHFSVEMETGTGKTYVYLRTIHELCKQYGFKKFVIVVPSIAIKEGVLKNLKITQEHFSMLYGNPEMDFYLYDPKKRGLLKNFATTNALQVLVINIDSFAKYSEDNKGKNIIYKNSDWGIPIEYIQGVKPIVIVDEPQNMETDIRKKAIDNLNPLCTLRYSATHKYHYNLVHKLDPVSAYDLGLVKKIEVDSVITEESHNGAYVELKSVDAKKTKVTAKMQIDVADKSGVSKKIVTFKVGDDLFEVSGQRDIYKDGYIINEIDVAGQAVTFSNGTMLYVGQTQGGLNDEVMKFQIKKTVQNHFEKEKRLKERDIKVLSLFFIDRVANYRDYQDGKALNGKFAEWFEEAFNEMIQNPMYKDLIPHDVAKVHNGYFSADKKGILKDTKGNTSFDDDTYALIMKDKERLLSIDEPLRFIFSHSALREGWDNPNVFQICTLNESRSDMKKRQEIGRGLRLPVNQEGVRVFDDNINILTVTANESYEDFARSLQTEIEQDCGVDFKGRVKDKAKRTTVKLKKAYQLDENFKDLWKKIQHKTRYQVEYETSELIKKASKELEGMSITAPKIMSLKAKLDITREGVETELTSVREKRVDVQITSIPDILGNIQGKTRLTKDTILKIIEASGRVSNIFKNPQQFMDNASTLINAVLRKMMVDGIKYEKIAGEVWEMRQFENEELEGYLDSMFKVNESDKTLYDYIVCDSQIESQFAKDLETNEDVKFYIKLPYWFKIETPIGSYNPDWAVVFEADKRVYFVAESKGTTNLEELRELERMKIKCGSKHFEEFDDVEFKAPVSKVREMITQ
- a CDS encoding zeta toxin family protein — its product is MTHTEIKATADFFARRNKGKIAKELTDPVAYTPSGTPISIFMAGSPGAGKTEFSKSLIKTFEKSRPRVVRIDGDELREHLPGYTGMNSSVFQGAISLIIEKMHDLVLQKSQNFILDGTLWKYEKAIKNIERSLKKKRPVFIFYVYQKPDVAWDFAKKREVLEGRNIPKQAFIDQFFGSRNTVNKIRSEYGPEVIIYLVKKDHGKNTVEKLIEIEPGDNIDRHIPRGYTKTRLKKDL